In Streptomyces dangxiongensis, one DNA window encodes the following:
- a CDS encoding wHTH domain-containing protein has product MSAGRRRALLIAVPAYPQLEQVPELKDDFPALPFTARDAATLRNTLLRSNFPPEHVTVLDDEDTTDGGTVRDELGRFLNSCEDGDVGLVYFAGHGVRFGETDYLLPSDTRARWGPDGQRTLGPQGLIEVVPDELLAPLTSSATVMLVFDACRSGGGTPAATFEGVRVSRDRDNVVMLSACSPGEEALGHPDSGSVLARALSESLAPESSASTFGEVIRRVQRRAPQIAANYTSRRPPGIATRWLSFDGKAGSHADVPLCEAMTSSGPWMDAVVQSDLWERTGGTDAQQARAKGHLAEVVTKVGEIRGAKQAESDPWDDPLVQERLIKRLGHLLEAADARLSLIETVVLLGAPFLREAALACGLQALRNLRGDGPDDTATAAATVRPLPEGTFAWHLDRDMGDVRRAHRQIEATRRTLLRRGRKDDARGAEYWLRHRFLADWDLLWEERGDTELESLRRAVDLLVRAAESAADLTLGAEGRDKLRHAVIQVVSQLGTGTPADTVAPDGTDWETDLCTYLCGEERWSWRPRDLAALLHLAGLLAIDPRMLDGVLIDHLGPREPTQVRPESIIGEITTNDGFRPSTGGRSGDLAAPGQGPSTRWLLVFKCGNAALYTALERLTTRIITVSEATRRNQGAVRTGDLLSGLPKVIKTDGLMPRNNGFDRPPPRFRLAEDEVKPLIMGTQLYGDRMLAVRELYQNALDACRVRQARRRYWDHARQTGDETEQEQLAGCRIVFTQDVDPATGRTYIECEDNGVGMTAEELRDLFAQAGRRSEQSSSRMREMRRWRRRGITTELNSRFGIGVFSYFMLAEEVEVVTRPVTLSGSVPLEDGHRASVTAGSGLMHLSREQTGLENGGTRVRLYLHDEPDATEDQRPSLVQALREFLISTPLEVTAREHGRDPVTWRPGELYGDSSLPGTRIKATEGVWWVQGTGMLLADGLLVSEDDAPDGYVVNLRARHRLELSVDRNRFLGYDEHRVEEDLEAAVPALVRKAWRPFPLEWLWNLAEARPRIAEQVIGRLMEADVRVSVPAQPLRDHWILDHRDLTLADVGCLPVDEAILRASIGEADLGVRFFAAWRAGVLGVQQEPEPVTTPAGFPRPEPLDAMLFRSAPDRSWREPLRAAMDTGRSLREVTRRLRRYALTGAFVPEVADIRVLDDIVPNRLAATLYEEFRDARGSSARGDDESRGHALRQAMVRVSAAEKVSLGSLAQLLAQLSAVDPSIPDPPDLGPLETHRVDARERRVLLNDRATSSLVIALAFSGPVRPVDVAYRAHQTGIPPAEIEAVVRRFEPLGYRLTGPDLPCLLDEEQLDALSRDLDAEPPFLTPGPIGLRHLVRLAAKREETVGATAAWLAGWATPLGVEVAEPGPLASLVPPGWCRQLPAERAATRGHGDAPGASPITTWQLLGRIADVDDPASRAQHIAAVEALAEAGLAERGAVEAARTWLSRSRSARPRSLWGRSSLSLRQRSSGRPLGSRRFGRRDARIGLSSLMALAADSEDDLGTIEKRVRDQLAPYGFDVPEIPREAVGLRPDDDVVTALSSRDGRWREGIWLHDLVRFAYNFGIDLVTAAAVLNEYRSLGAPTVPVPPGSVPPSERVERDEAAEIALLQAALERSWTLTPLALVVAAGRLGSGLRETYRRLRPFVAIGLDIPFPEPGCTRVPDWRDVVLLTARFTGREPVLSGDVPEDHIRLAAEETDLTADDVRARLRDYAPLFGLRLPPYERS; this is encoded by the coding sequence ATGAGCGCCGGGCGTCGGCGGGCTCTGCTGATCGCGGTGCCCGCGTATCCGCAGCTCGAACAGGTGCCGGAGCTGAAGGACGACTTCCCGGCCCTGCCCTTCACCGCCAGGGACGCGGCGACCCTGCGCAACACGCTGCTGCGCAGCAACTTCCCGCCGGAGCACGTGACCGTCCTGGACGACGAGGACACGACCGACGGCGGCACCGTCCGTGACGAGCTGGGCCGCTTCCTGAACTCCTGCGAGGACGGCGACGTCGGCCTCGTCTACTTCGCCGGCCACGGCGTCCGGTTCGGCGAGACCGACTACCTCCTGCCGAGCGACACGCGCGCACGGTGGGGGCCCGACGGGCAGCGGACCCTGGGCCCGCAGGGACTCATCGAGGTGGTGCCCGACGAGCTGCTGGCGCCCCTCACCTCCAGCGCCACGGTGATGCTCGTCTTCGACGCCTGCCGCAGCGGCGGCGGTACCCCCGCGGCCACCTTCGAAGGGGTGAGGGTCAGCCGCGACCGGGACAACGTCGTCATGCTGAGCGCCTGCTCCCCCGGCGAGGAGGCCCTCGGGCACCCCGACAGCGGCAGCGTCCTGGCCAGGGCCCTGAGCGAGTCCCTGGCCCCGGAGTCCTCGGCCAGCACGTTCGGCGAGGTGATCCGGCGCGTGCAGCGTCGCGCCCCGCAGATCGCGGCGAACTACACCTCCCGCAGGCCGCCCGGCATCGCCACCCGGTGGCTGAGCTTCGACGGGAAGGCCGGCTCCCACGCCGACGTACCGCTGTGCGAGGCGATGACGTCCTCCGGTCCCTGGATGGACGCGGTCGTCCAGTCGGACCTGTGGGAGCGGACGGGAGGCACGGACGCCCAGCAGGCCAGGGCGAAGGGACACCTCGCGGAGGTCGTGACCAAGGTCGGCGAGATCCGCGGGGCCAAGCAGGCCGAGTCCGACCCGTGGGACGACCCGCTCGTCCAGGAGCGGCTGATCAAGCGGCTCGGCCACCTCCTGGAAGCCGCCGACGCGCGGCTGAGCCTGATCGAGACGGTGGTCCTCCTCGGCGCGCCGTTCCTGCGCGAGGCCGCGCTGGCCTGCGGCCTGCAGGCGCTGCGCAACCTCCGCGGGGACGGCCCGGACGACACCGCCACCGCCGCGGCCACCGTCCGGCCCCTGCCCGAGGGCACCTTCGCGTGGCATCTCGACCGCGACATGGGCGACGTACGGCGCGCACACCGGCAGATCGAGGCGACCCGCCGGACGCTGCTGCGGCGCGGGCGGAAGGACGACGCCCGCGGCGCGGAGTACTGGCTGCGCCACCGCTTCCTCGCCGACTGGGACCTGCTGTGGGAGGAGCGCGGCGACACGGAGCTGGAGAGCCTGCGCCGCGCGGTCGACCTGCTGGTGCGGGCGGCGGAGAGCGCCGCCGACCTCACCCTGGGCGCCGAGGGCCGGGACAAGCTGCGGCACGCCGTGATCCAGGTCGTCTCCCAGCTCGGCACCGGCACCCCGGCGGACACCGTGGCACCCGACGGCACCGACTGGGAGACCGACCTGTGCACGTATCTGTGCGGCGAGGAGCGGTGGAGCTGGCGCCCACGCGACCTGGCCGCGCTGCTGCACCTCGCCGGGCTCCTCGCCATCGACCCGCGCATGCTCGACGGCGTGCTCATCGACCACCTGGGCCCGCGCGAGCCCACGCAGGTGCGGCCCGAGAGCATCATCGGCGAGATCACCACGAACGACGGCTTCCGGCCCAGCACCGGCGGCCGGTCGGGGGACCTCGCCGCGCCCGGCCAGGGCCCGTCCACCCGCTGGCTGCTGGTGTTCAAGTGCGGCAACGCGGCCCTGTACACGGCGCTGGAACGGCTCACCACCCGGATCATCACGGTGTCGGAGGCGACCCGGCGCAACCAGGGCGCCGTGCGGACCGGTGACCTCCTCTCCGGCCTGCCCAAGGTGATCAAGACCGACGGTCTGATGCCCAGGAACAACGGGTTCGACAGGCCACCGCCCCGGTTCCGGCTGGCCGAGGACGAGGTCAAGCCGCTCATCATGGGCACCCAGCTCTACGGGGACCGGATGCTGGCGGTGCGTGAGCTGTACCAGAACGCCCTCGACGCGTGCCGGGTCCGCCAGGCACGGCGCCGGTACTGGGACCACGCGCGGCAGACCGGCGACGAGACCGAGCAGGAACAGCTCGCCGGATGCCGCATCGTCTTCACCCAGGACGTCGACCCGGCCACGGGCCGGACGTACATCGAGTGCGAGGACAACGGCGTCGGGATGACGGCCGAGGAGCTGAGGGACCTCTTCGCCCAGGCCGGCCGCCGCTCCGAACAGTCCTCGTCCCGGATGCGCGAGATGCGCCGGTGGCGCCGGCGGGGCATCACCACCGAGCTGAACAGCCGGTTCGGCATCGGCGTCTTCAGCTACTTCATGCTGGCCGAGGAGGTCGAGGTGGTCACCCGGCCGGTCACCCTGTCCGGGAGCGTGCCCCTTGAGGACGGCCACCGGGCCAGCGTCACCGCGGGCTCGGGTCTGATGCACCTGAGCAGGGAGCAGACGGGACTGGAGAACGGGGGCACCAGGGTCCGGCTGTATCTGCACGACGAGCCCGACGCGACGGAGGACCAACGCCCCTCCCTCGTGCAGGCATTACGCGAGTTCCTGATCAGCACCCCGCTGGAGGTGACCGCCCGGGAGCACGGCCGTGACCCGGTGACCTGGCGGCCGGGCGAGCTGTACGGCGACTCCTCGCTGCCGGGCACGCGCATCAAGGCCACCGAGGGCGTGTGGTGGGTACAGGGCACGGGCATGCTGCTGGCCGACGGGCTGCTGGTCTCCGAGGACGACGCGCCGGACGGCTATGTGGTGAACCTGCGGGCCCGGCACCGGCTGGAGCTGAGCGTCGACCGCAACCGGTTCCTCGGGTACGACGAGCACCGCGTCGAGGAGGACCTGGAGGCGGCGGTCCCGGCGCTGGTCCGCAAGGCGTGGCGGCCGTTCCCGCTGGAGTGGCTGTGGAACCTGGCCGAGGCCCGCCCGAGGATCGCCGAACAGGTCATCGGCCGGCTGATGGAGGCCGACGTGCGGGTGTCGGTCCCGGCGCAGCCGCTGCGCGACCACTGGATCCTGGACCACCGCGATCTCACGCTGGCCGACGTCGGGTGTCTGCCCGTCGACGAGGCCATCCTCAGGGCGAGCATCGGGGAGGCCGACCTCGGTGTGCGCTTCTTCGCGGCCTGGCGCGCCGGCGTCCTGGGTGTGCAGCAGGAGCCCGAGCCGGTCACCACGCCCGCGGGCTTCCCCCGGCCGGAGCCCCTCGACGCGATGCTGTTCCGCAGCGCACCGGACAGATCGTGGAGAGAACCGCTGCGCGCCGCCATGGACACCGGCCGCTCGCTGCGGGAGGTGACACGCAGGCTGCGCCGGTACGCCCTCACGGGCGCGTTCGTTCCGGAGGTCGCGGACATCCGCGTCCTGGACGACATCGTCCCCAATCGTCTGGCGGCCACCTTGTACGAGGAGTTCCGTGACGCGAGGGGCTCGTCGGCCCGGGGGGACGACGAGAGCCGGGGCCATGCCCTGAGGCAGGCGATGGTGCGCGTGTCGGCGGCCGAGAAGGTGAGCCTGGGGAGTCTCGCGCAGTTGCTCGCGCAGTTGTCGGCCGTCGATCCGTCGATACCCGATCCCCCGGACCTCGGGCCACTCGAAACCCATCGCGTGGACGCCCGTGAACGGCGCGTCCTGTTGAACGACCGGGCCACGTCGTCGTTGGTCATCGCGCTCGCGTTCTCCGGGCCGGTGCGTCCGGTGGACGTCGCCTACCGGGCACACCAGACCGGTATCCCGCCGGCGGAGATCGAGGCGGTCGTACGTCGCTTCGAACCCCTGGGGTACCGGCTCACCGGACCCGATCTGCCCTGCCTCCTGGACGAGGAGCAGCTCGACGCGCTCAGCCGCGATCTGGATGCGGAACCGCCCTTCCTGACCCCGGGCCCGATCGGTCTGCGGCACCTGGTCCGGCTGGCGGCGAAACGGGAGGAGACCGTCGGGGCCACGGCGGCCTGGCTGGCCGGCTGGGCAACCCCGTTGGGCGTCGAGGTCGCGGAGCCGGGCCCGCTCGCCTCCCTGGTGCCGCCCGGCTGGTGCAGGCAGCTCCCGGCGGAGCGGGCCGCCACCCGCGGTCACGGTGACGCGCCCGGGGCATCACCGATCACCACCTGGCAACTGCTGGGGCGGATCGCCGACGTGGACGACCCCGCATCGCGGGCGCAGCACATCGCCGCGGTGGAGGCGCTCGCGGAAGCGGGCCTCGCCGAGCGCGGGGCGGTCGAGGCGGCCCGCACCTGGCTGTCCCGGTCCCGGTCCGCGCGCCCCCGGAGTCTGTGGGGGCGCAGCTCGTTGTCGCTGCGTCAGCGGAGTTCGGGACGCCCCCTCGGCTCGAGGCGCTTCGGGCGGCGCGACGCCCGGATAGGGCTCTCTTCACTCATGGCTCTCGCGGCGGATTCCGAGGACGACCTCGGCACCATCGAGAAGAGAGTGCGGGACCAGCTTGCCCCCTACGGCTTCGACGTGCCGGAGATCCCGCGGGAGGCCGTCGGCCTGAGACCGGACGACGACGTGGTCACCGCCCTGTCCTCCAGGGACGGGAGGTGGCGGGAGGGCATCTGGCTGCACGACCTGGTCAGATTCGCGTACAACTTCGGTATCGACCTCGTCACCGCCGCCGCCGTCCTCAACGAGTACCGCTCCCTGGGCGCCCCCACCGTGCCCGTGCCCCCCGGTTCCGTCCCGCCGTCCGAGCGTGTGGAGCGGGACGAAGCCGCCGAGATCGCGCTGCTGCAGGCCGCCCTGGAGAGGTCCTGGACGCTGACGCCGCTCGCCCTGGTGGTGGCCGCCGGCCGGCTCGGCAGCGGGTTGCGGGAGACGTACCGCAGGCTGCGGCCCTTCGTCGCGATCGGGCTGGACATCCCGTTCCCCGAGCCCGGCTGCACCCGCGTCCCCGACTGGCGGGACGTCGTCCTGCTCACCGCCCGGTTCACCGGCCGGGAACCGGTCCTGTCCGGTGACGTCCCCGAGGACCACATCCGGCTGGCCGCAGAGGAGACGGACCTGACCGCCGACGACGTCCGCGCCCGGCTCCGGGACTACGCGCCGCTGTTCGGCCTCCGCCTGCCGCCGTACGAGAGGAGCTGA
- a CDS encoding MIP/aquaporin family protein, translating to MAVEIPPLVKPSRLRARGGLLGECLAEFLGTFVLISFGCGVVAMAVAALPGSGRAATTTTIFLAAGDWLLITWGWAMAVMLGVYVAGGISGAHLNPAVTLAMALRRGFSWAKVVPYWFAQVVGALTGAALVYLVYHSAINAFDSAMKGPKTGGHTLATFSIFATFPAPYFHGGVWGPLIDQIVGTAFLLMLIAAVIDLRNQAVKANLGPLIVGFIVAAIGMSYGANAGYAINPARDFGPRLFTYAAGWDGLAFPGTLPGAFTAYWWIPIVGPLVGGAIGILIYDLFIGDVLVVRSEMAELPEPGRSRPVITSDEE from the coding sequence ATGGCTGTGGAAATCCCTCCGCTCGTCAAGCCGTCCCGGCTCAGGGCCCGCGGCGGGCTGCTGGGCGAGTGTCTGGCGGAGTTCCTCGGGACCTTCGTCCTCATCTCCTTCGGCTGTGGCGTGGTCGCGATGGCGGTCGCGGCACTGCCCGGATCGGGCCGGGCCGCCACCACCACCACGATCTTCCTCGCGGCCGGCGACTGGCTGCTGATCACCTGGGGCTGGGCGATGGCCGTCATGCTCGGCGTCTACGTCGCGGGCGGCATCAGCGGCGCCCACCTCAACCCGGCGGTGACCCTGGCGATGGCCCTGCGCCGCGGGTTCTCCTGGGCCAAGGTCGTGCCGTACTGGTTCGCCCAGGTCGTCGGCGCCCTCACCGGAGCGGCCCTGGTCTACCTCGTCTACCACAGCGCGATCAACGCCTTCGACAGCGCGATGAAGGGGCCCAAGACGGGCGGGCACACCCTCGCCACGTTCTCGATCTTCGCGACGTTCCCGGCGCCGTACTTCCACGGCGGCGTCTGGGGGCCGCTGATCGACCAGATCGTCGGCACGGCCTTCCTGCTCATGCTGATCGCCGCCGTCATCGATCTGCGCAACCAGGCCGTGAAGGCCAATCTCGGGCCGCTCATCGTGGGCTTCATCGTCGCCGCCATCGGCATGTCGTACGGCGCGAACGCCGGCTACGCCATCAACCCGGCCCGCGACTTCGGCCCCCGCCTGTTCACCTACGCGGCCGGCTGGGACGGGCTGGCGTTCCCGGGGACCCTGCCCGGCGCGTTCACCGCCTACTGGTGGATCCCGATCGTCGGGCCGCTGGTCGGCGGCGCCATCGGCATCCTGATCTACGACCTGTTCATCGGTGACGTCCTGGTCGTGCGGTCGGAGATGGCCGAGCTGCCCGAGCCCGGACGCTCGAGGCCGGTCATCACCAGCGACGAGGAGTAG
- a CDS encoding DUF4142 domain-containing protein, whose translation MGGAMALTLAALAYPGMLGLSTVSSSPTRVIANTQWGPLTESDRDFVVKVRAAGLWEYPVGQIGLQKGGSKEVITASRHLVDGHSALDTTCRKIAPMLNITLPNIASPQQEGFVSTLKSDSGKQFDTDFANILRMTHGAIFNTIAKIRSTTKNSLVRALADQANDTVLDHMTVMEKTGLVDFDQTLFQQTTPPKLPDTDLTPPPPAAGQPEVVLTPPPTATSTPVDIDGIAGGGGNVPAPGASPAPTVR comes from the coding sequence GTGGGCGGTGCGATGGCCCTGACCCTCGCGGCACTCGCCTACCCGGGCATGCTCGGGCTCAGCACCGTCTCCAGCTCCCCCACCCGGGTCATCGCCAACACCCAGTGGGGCCCGCTCACCGAGTCCGACCGGGACTTCGTGGTCAAGGTGCGGGCGGCGGGGCTGTGGGAGTACCCGGTGGGGCAGATCGGGCTGCAGAAGGGCGGCTCCAAGGAGGTGATCACGGCCAGCCGGCACCTGGTCGACGGGCACTCGGCCCTGGACACCACCTGCCGCAAGATCGCGCCCATGCTGAACATCACCCTGCCCAACATCGCGAGCCCCCAGCAGGAGGGCTTCGTCAGCACGCTGAAGTCGGACAGCGGCAAGCAGTTCGACACCGACTTCGCCAACATCCTGCGGATGACCCACGGCGCGATCTTCAACACGATCGCCAAGATCCGGTCCACGACCAAGAACTCGCTGGTGCGGGCCCTGGCCGACCAGGCCAACGACACCGTGCTCGACCACATGACGGTGATGGAGAAGACGGGCCTGGTCGACTTCGACCAGACCCTGTTCCAGCAGACGACCCCGCCGAAGCTCCCCGACACCGACCTGACCCCGCCGCCCCCGGCCGCGGGCCAGCCGGAGGTGGTCCTCACCCCGCCGCCGACCGCCACCTCCACCCCCGTGGACATCGACGGCATCGCCGGTGGCGGCGGCAACGTCCCGGCGCCCGGCGCGAGTCCGGCGCCCACGGTGCGTTAG
- a CDS encoding acyl carrier protein — protein sequence MTEDTSRARRTRVEREIRGMLADATRAERARVERLPSDTKLFGAELSLSSLAGVTLLSAITDRYGVDVAAQDLSLECLESISTLVDFVVRHLPRSPESGV from the coding sequence ATGACCGAAGACACCTCGCGCGCACGACGGACCCGGGTGGAGCGGGAGATCCGCGGGATGCTGGCCGACGCGACGCGTGCGGAGCGGGCCCGCGTCGAGCGGCTGCCCTCGGACACCAAGCTGTTCGGCGCCGAGCTCTCGTTGTCGTCGCTCGCCGGCGTGACCCTGCTGTCCGCCATCACCGACCGCTACGGCGTCGACGTGGCGGCCCAGGACCTGAGCCTGGAGTGCCTGGAGTCCATCTCCACACTGGTCGACTTCGTGGTACGGCACCTGCCCAGATCGCCCGAGAGCGGCGTGTGA
- a CDS encoding FkbH-like protein, which yields MPSADGVKCVVWDLDGTLWDGVAVERADGGLPEVRPDMLAAVDTLAGHGVLSGIASRSAPEVLERVTRDPRLAARFLAPRVSWQDKSHALRAIAAELGVAVESLLLVDDSPYERAEVEALLPGVRTAAPQDVPALLDALAGRPVTPEARARAGLYRTEEARRRAGERFAGGREEFLRWCGMRMEAGAAGGAELPRALELAERTHRLNSSGLDREQVRVLVERGGHRLFTARMTDRFGDYGIIGTALVRPGPAEWSVPLFALSCRIAGRGASVAFLRWLMEQARSAGADTFALDLRPTEANTELRLLFRQAGLRAGADGGGPAPSTVTLSRTLHGDLPPWPAWLRVRPLPIGTPS from the coding sequence ATGCCGAGCGCTGACGGCGTCAAGTGCGTGGTGTGGGACCTGGACGGGACCCTGTGGGACGGCGTGGCGGTCGAGCGCGCCGACGGCGGGCTCCCGGAGGTCCGGCCCGACATGCTGGCGGCGGTCGACACGCTCGCCGGACACGGTGTGCTCAGCGGCATCGCCAGCCGCAGCGCCCCGGAGGTGCTGGAGCGCGTCACCCGTGACCCCCGGCTCGCCGCCCGCTTCCTGGCCCCGCGGGTCTCCTGGCAGGACAAGAGCCACGCCCTGCGCGCCATCGCCGCGGAGCTGGGTGTGGCCGTGGAGTCGCTGCTCCTGGTCGACGACTCCCCGTACGAGCGGGCCGAGGTGGAGGCCCTGCTGCCCGGGGTGCGCACGGCGGCCCCTCAGGACGTGCCCGCGCTGCTGGACGCCCTCGCCGGGCGGCCGGTCACCCCGGAGGCACGCGCGCGGGCCGGCCTGTACCGCACCGAGGAGGCCCGCCGCCGGGCGGGCGAGCGCTTCGCGGGCGGCAGGGAGGAGTTCCTGCGGTGGTGCGGGATGCGGATGGAGGCCGGTGCGGCGGGCGGTGCGGAGCTGCCGCGGGCACTGGAACTCGCCGAGCGCACCCACCGGCTGAACTCCTCCGGCCTGGACCGCGAGCAGGTCCGGGTCCTGGTCGAGCGGGGTGGACACCGGCTGTTCACAGCCCGTATGACCGACCGGTTCGGGGACTACGGCATCATCGGCACGGCGCTGGTTCGGCCCGGTCCCGCCGAGTGGTCGGTGCCGCTGTTCGCGCTGTCCTGCCGGATCGCCGGCCGGGGTGCCTCCGTGGCCTTCCTTCGCTGGCTGATGGAACAGGCCCGGTCGGCCGGCGCGGACACGTTCGCGCTGGATCTCAGGCCGACCGAGGCCAACACCGAGCTGCGGCTGCTGTTCCGCCAGGCCGGCCTGCGGGCCGGCGCCGACGGCGGCGGTCCGGCGCCGTCGACGGTGACGCTGTCCCGGACCCTTCATGGGGACCTGCCCCCCTGGCCCGCCTGGTTGCGGGTGCGTCCGCTGCCGATCGGAACGCCCTCATGA
- a CDS encoding glycoside hydrolase family 13 protein, with the protein MADLSSRNPDWWRQAVIYQVYPRSFADADGDGLGDLRGITQRLNHLATLGVDALWLSPFYPSELADGGYDVADHRDVDPRLGTLDDFDALVTEAHRLGLKVVVDVVPNHTSDRHPWFQEALRAAPGSAARDRYVFREGRGAHGELPPTDWQSLFGGSAWRRVPDGEWYLHLFAPEQPDLNWDDEEVRADFRTTLRFWSDRGVDGFRVDVAHGLAKDLTEPLRDVGDVGATGEEALLAVPPGSHPYWDRDEVHAIYRDWRTVFDAYSPPRTAVAEAWVPGTRRALYARPDELGQAFNFEYLGAPWDAEELRDVITASLATARAVGAPATWVLSNHDVVRHASRLVLPPGTDPAAWLLSGGTAPAVDAAAGLRRARAATLLMLALPGSAYLYQGEELGLPEVADLPTEVLQDPIWEHTGHVRKGRDGCRVPLPWTTTGPSYGFGSGAAWLPQPESFAAYAVEAQAGTEGSTLELYRTALRLRRKLLEDESLTWTPEAPAGVLDLTRGEAWRCVTNLGAEPVPLPPGEVLLSSVPLPGGGTLPPDTTVWLA; encoded by the coding sequence ATGGCAGACCTCTCGTCCAGGAACCCCGACTGGTGGCGGCAGGCCGTCATCTACCAGGTCTACCCGCGCAGTTTCGCCGACGCCGACGGCGACGGCCTGGGCGACCTCAGGGGCATCACCCAGCGCCTGAACCACCTGGCCACGCTCGGCGTGGACGCCCTGTGGCTGAGCCCCTTCTACCCCTCCGAACTCGCCGACGGCGGCTACGACGTCGCCGACCACCGGGACGTCGACCCGCGCCTGGGCACCCTGGACGACTTCGACGCCCTGGTCACCGAGGCGCACCGGCTCGGCCTGAAGGTCGTCGTCGACGTCGTCCCCAACCACACCTCCGACCGGCACCCCTGGTTCCAGGAGGCGCTGCGCGCCGCCCCAGGCTCCGCCGCCCGCGACCGCTACGTCTTCCGCGAGGGCCGCGGCGCGCACGGCGAACTGCCGCCCACCGACTGGCAGTCGCTGTTCGGCGGCAGCGCCTGGCGGCGGGTGCCCGACGGCGAGTGGTACCTGCACCTCTTCGCCCCCGAACAGCCCGACCTCAACTGGGACGACGAGGAGGTCCGCGCGGACTTCCGCACCACCCTGCGCTTCTGGTCCGACCGGGGGGTCGACGGGTTCCGGGTCGACGTCGCGCACGGGCTGGCCAAGGACCTCACCGAGCCGCTGCGGGACGTCGGCGATGTCGGCGCGACCGGTGAGGAGGCCCTGCTGGCGGTCCCGCCCGGCAGCCACCCGTACTGGGACCGCGACGAGGTCCACGCGATCTACCGCGACTGGCGCACGGTCTTCGACGCCTACAGCCCGCCGCGCACCGCCGTCGCCGAGGCCTGGGTGCCGGGCACCCGGCGGGCCCTGTACGCCCGCCCCGACGAACTCGGCCAGGCGTTCAACTTCGAGTACCTGGGCGCCCCGTGGGACGCGGAGGAGCTGCGGGACGTCATCACCGCCTCGCTGGCCACCGCCCGTGCCGTCGGCGCCCCCGCCACCTGGGTGCTGTCCAACCACGACGTCGTCCGGCACGCCTCCCGCCTCGTGCTGCCGCCCGGCACCGACCCGGCGGCCTGGCTGCTGTCCGGCGGCACCGCGCCCGCGGTCGACGCGGCGGCGGGCCTGCGCCGGGCCCGGGCCGCGACCCTGCTGATGCTGGCGCTGCCCGGGTCGGCGTACCTCTACCAGGGCGAGGAACTCGGCCTGCCCGAGGTCGCCGACCTGCCCACCGAGGTGCTCCAGGACCCGATCTGGGAGCACACCGGCCACGTCCGCAAGGGCCGCGACGGCTGCCGCGTGCCCCTGCCGTGGACGACGACCGGGCCGTCGTACGGCTTCGGGTCCGGCGCCGCCTGGCTGCCGCAGCCGGAGTCCTTCGCGGCGTACGCCGTCGAGGCGCAGGCGGGCACCGAGGGCTCCACCCTGGAGCTGTACCGCACCGCGCTGCGGCTGCGCCGCAAGCTGCTGGAGGACGAGTCGCTGACCTGGACGCCCGAGGCGCCCGCCGGGGTGCTGGACCTCACCCGCGGCGAGGCCTGGCGGTGCGTCACGAACCTCGGCGCCGAGCCGGTACCGCTCCCGCCGGGCGAGGTCCTGCTGAGCAGCGTCCCGCTGCCGGGCGGCGGCACCCTGCCACCGGACACCACCGTGTGGCTGGCCTAA
- a CDS encoding DUF4328 domain-containing protein produces the protein MTEQTYQAGSLSSDCRFVAKTGRLAAGGLLLAGAAWVARAVWEVRLALAGEPASGPPDQGGGEHRPLNSLENSYHLVTSLGGGAVVLCALLFLSWLARVRDNARALSGEEPKYAGIWLYLGWIVPLVNLWFPRGIVADAFRRTAPGRRLPVSVDVWWVLWVIGMLSGVGLLYEDSTDEIITRAYTEVWPLLASDAAVVGAAVAGALAVRAVTAVQTERMRATERASAVPTGAPPAA, from the coding sequence ATGACCGAACAGACGTACCAGGCCGGCAGCCTGTCCTCCGACTGCCGGTTCGTGGCGAAGACGGGCCGGCTGGCAGCCGGGGGGCTGCTCCTCGCCGGGGCCGCCTGGGTGGCGCGGGCCGTGTGGGAGGTGCGGCTGGCGCTGGCCGGGGAACCGGCGTCGGGCCCGCCGGACCAGGGCGGCGGGGAACACCGCCCCCTGAACTCGCTGGAGAACTCCTACCACCTCGTCACCTCCCTCGGGGGCGGCGCCGTGGTCCTCTGCGCGCTGCTCTTCCTGTCGTGGCTGGCGCGGGTGCGGGACAACGCGCGGGCGCTGTCGGGGGAGGAGCCCAAGTACGCGGGGATCTGGCTCTACCTCGGGTGGATCGTGCCGTTGGTCAACCTGTGGTTCCCCCGGGGGATCGTCGCCGACGCGTTCCGGCGCACGGCGCCGGGGCGGAGGCTGCCCGTCTCCGTCGACGTGTGGTGGGTGCTGTGGGTGATCGGCATGCTCAGCGGGGTGGGACTCCTCTACGAGGACTCCACGGACGAGATCATCACCCGCGCCTACACCGAGGTGTGGCCGCTGCTCGCGAGTGACGCGGCCGTCGTCGGCGCAGCCGTCGCCGGGGCGCTCGCCGTGCGGGCCGTCACGGCCGTACAGACGGAGCGGATGCGGGCGACGGAACGGGCGTCCGCCGTGCCGACGGGGGCCCCGCCCGCCGCCTAG